The Synergistaceae bacterium genome has a window encoding:
- the galU gene encoding UTP--glucose-1-phosphate uridylyltransferase GalU, producing MFNRSVTKCLFPVAGLGTRFLPVTKEIAKEMLPLVNRPIISYGVEEALESGCSDIIMITGRTKRSIEDYFDSSYELESLLEKREQKELYEKIRKISETTNILYARQSEPLGLGHAILCGEPFCRKEPFGVILPDDVFVSDVAVLRQLVDVYRERGGTVVALEKIPPEEVSRYGIVRSEIESSGIHRILDMVEKPDLTVAPSDYAIMGRYVLSPSIFPLLAEKKVGAGGEIQLTDAIKRLLKDEPVWGVVYRGRRFDCGTQKGWLAANVQLALDDPDLRPIILKIVEESRQA from the coding sequence ATGTTCAACCGGAGCGTCACGAAATGTCTTTTCCCCGTTGCGGGATTGGGAACGCGTTTTCTGCCCGTTACGAAGGAGATCGCCAAAGAAATGCTGCCACTGGTAAACCGCCCCATTATTTCCTACGGCGTCGAGGAAGCGCTAGAATCGGGATGTTCCGACATCATCATGATCACCGGCCGTACCAAGAGATCGATAGAAGATTATTTCGATAGCTCTTATGAGCTGGAAAGCCTCCTGGAAAAACGGGAGCAGAAGGAACTCTACGAGAAAATCCGAAAAATCTCGGAGACGACCAACATTCTCTATGCCCGACAGAGCGAGCCTTTGGGATTGGGCCACGCTATCCTTTGCGGCGAGCCTTTTTGTCGCAAAGAACCTTTCGGAGTTATCCTTCCCGACGACGTGTTCGTTTCCGATGTGGCGGTCCTGCGCCAGTTGGTGGATGTTTACCGGGAACGTGGCGGAACGGTCGTCGCCCTGGAAAAAATCCCTCCCGAAGAGGTCTCTCGTTATGGCATCGTTCGTTCAGAGATAGAAAGCAGCGGCATCCATCGTATTCTCGACATGGTGGAGAAACCGGATCTTACAGTGGCTCCCAGCGACTACGCTATCATGGGCCGCTATGTCCTCTCTCCATCCATTTTCCCCTTGCTGGCGGAGAAAAAAGTAGGGGCTGGAGGGGAAATCCAGCTCACGGACGCGATAAAACGCCTTTTGAAAGACGAACCGGTCTGGGGAGTTGTCTACCGCGGCAGGCGTTTCGACTGCGGCACACAAAAGGGATGGTTGGCGGCAAACGTGCAGTTGGCTCTTGACGATCCCGATCTGCGTCCCATCATTTTAAAAATCGTGGAGGAGTCACGCCAGGCTTGA
- the glmM gene encoding phosphoglucosamine mutase → MNESKNTNRSKRVLFGTDGVRDVANAGGMTPEMALRLGRSFILFLAERGIPRPRIVVGRDTRRSGTMLEGALSAGMSSAGAEVLSVGVIPTPGVSFAVQHVAADGGAVISASHNPAEYNGIKFLDRDGCKLSDEAEICIEEYLDNLLTDDWRPTGASVGEIRFLPGIVQVYANHLASLVHHKESLPASVVVDCAHGAAATVMPFLLERLGAEWSLVGASPDGLNINEGVGVIHMNHLANQVVSLGREMGFAYDGDADRMLMVDSKGRTIDGDIAIWVLARWLAARNELGSGVAVTVMSNMALEERLAREGIQLFRCSVGDRYVLETMRQFGAGLGGEQSGHIIANAHSRTGDGLCTTIMMLNACRDMNEDIDTLVDRFGRYPQRLSNLTIAEARRVDMDYVDSLSREVQKRMRGSGRVFIRPSGTEPLLRILVEAKDLDLVEEVSEHLTNVLREYCS, encoded by the coding sequence TTGAACGAGAGTAAGAATACGAATCGCAGTAAGCGGGTCCTGTTTGGCACGGATGGTGTTCGAGACGTCGCCAACGCTGGCGGTATGACGCCGGAAATGGCTCTCAGGTTGGGGCGCTCTTTCATTCTGTTTCTGGCCGAACGGGGGATTCCCCGTCCGCGAATCGTGGTCGGAAGGGATACTAGGCGTTCGGGGACTATGTTGGAGGGGGCTCTGAGCGCTGGGATGTCCTCGGCTGGGGCAGAGGTTCTTTCCGTGGGGGTCATTCCTACTCCGGGGGTGAGCTTCGCGGTACAGCACGTGGCGGCGGACGGCGGCGCTGTGATCAGCGCGTCCCACAATCCGGCGGAGTACAACGGCATTAAATTTCTCGACCGGGATGGCTGCAAGTTATCCGACGAGGCTGAAATCTGTATCGAAGAGTACCTGGACAACCTTTTGACGGACGATTGGCGGCCCACGGGGGCGTCCGTGGGGGAGATTCGTTTTTTGCCGGGCATTGTACAAGTTTACGCGAATCATCTAGCTTCTCTGGTTCATCATAAAGAGTCATTGCCCGCTTCCGTGGTGGTGGATTGCGCCCATGGCGCCGCGGCTACCGTGATGCCTTTTCTCCTGGAAAGGTTAGGCGCGGAGTGGTCCCTGGTAGGCGCCAGCCCTGACGGGTTGAATATCAATGAGGGCGTGGGAGTCATTCATATGAATCATCTGGCGAACCAAGTCGTCAGTCTAGGGCGTGAAATGGGCTTTGCCTACGACGGAGACGCTGATAGGATGCTGATGGTCGATTCCAAGGGACGCACGATCGACGGCGACATTGCCATATGGGTTTTGGCCCGCTGGCTGGCGGCTCGAAACGAATTAGGATCGGGAGTAGCAGTGACCGTTATGAGCAACATGGCCTTGGAGGAGCGCCTCGCCCGGGAGGGAATCCAACTTTTCCGCTGTTCCGTGGGAGATCGCTACGTCCTGGAGACCATGAGGCAATTCGGCGCCGGGCTTGGCGGCGAGCAGTCCGGCCATATTATCGCCAACGCCCATTCTCGCACAGGAGACGGGCTATGTACCACGATCATGATGTTGAACGCCTGCCGGGACATGAACGAGGACATTGACACCCTGGTGGATCGTTTTGGCCGTTATCCTCAGCGCCTCAGCAACTTGACCATAGCCGAAGCGCGTCGCGTCGACATGGACTATGTGGACTCCCTGTCCCGCGAGGTTCAGAAGCGAATGCGGGGAAGCGGCAGAGTGTTCATCCGCCCATCGGGAACGGAACCACTTCTGCGTATTTTGGTGGAGGCCAAGGATTTAGACTTGGTCGAGGAGGTTTCGGAACACCTTACCAATGTGCTCAGAGAATATTGTTCGTGA
- the cdaA gene encoding diadenylate cyclase CdaA, which yields MWANIRFFLDIFIVSAIIYRILALMVGTRAIQLVKGFLMLGTFAMVASVLEFRLLSWFLSRSLWALVIAIPIVFQPELRKMLEEIGRGNLWRQRMDLEQAEKLSREIVAALGYMKANKIGALLVLEQDTGLKDYWRTAVRLDAQISQELLISLFWKNNPLHDGAVIMNRNDIIAAGCYLPLTENLDISRWYGTRHRAALGITDVSDAMVLVVSEERGEVALAYNGHLSKNLKDAQLQKLLSYYFSGVREATNKGLKGRILNLLRPLWSR from the coding sequence ATGTGGGCTAATATAAGATTTTTTTTAGATATCTTCATCGTCTCCGCGATCATCTACAGAATTTTGGCTTTGATGGTGGGGACCCGAGCGATTCAGCTCGTGAAGGGATTCCTGATGCTGGGTACCTTTGCGATGGTGGCGTCCGTGCTGGAGTTTCGGTTGTTGTCCTGGTTTCTCAGCCGGAGCCTTTGGGCGTTGGTGATTGCTATCCCTATTGTTTTTCAGCCGGAACTGAGGAAAATGCTGGAGGAGATAGGGCGCGGAAATTTGTGGCGTCAGCGCATGGACCTAGAGCAGGCCGAAAAACTAAGCCGGGAGATCGTCGCGGCTTTGGGTTATATGAAAGCCAATAAGATCGGCGCGCTCCTCGTCCTCGAACAGGACACCGGCCTCAAAGATTACTGGCGAACGGCGGTGAGACTTGATGCCCAGATTTCTCAGGAGCTGCTCATCTCGCTTTTCTGGAAGAATAACCCGCTCCACGATGGAGCCGTGATCATGAACCGAAACGACATCATCGCGGCGGGGTGTTACCTGCCGCTGACGGAGAACCTCGACATTTCGCGCTGGTATGGAACACGGCATCGAGCGGCGTTGGGCATTACGGATGTATCCGACGCTATGGTTCTGGTCGTTTCCGAGGAGCGCGGTGAGGTGGCTCTTGCCTACAACGGGCACCTCTCGAAAAATTTGAAGGACGCTCAACTCCAGAAGTTGTTGTCATATTATTTTTCCGGAGTCCGAGAGGCCACCAACAAGGGCCTCAAGGGCAGAATTTTGAATCTGTTGCGACCGCTCTGGTCCCGATAG